The proteins below are encoded in one region of Hordeum vulgare subsp. vulgare chromosome 3H, MorexV3_pseudomolecules_assembly, whole genome shotgun sequence:
- the LOC123445227 gene encoding uncharacterized protein LOC123445227, producing the protein MASEQPPSPPPSEPAPTTITGLGGDLLREIFLLLPSLPSLVRAAFACRTFLDAVRSFPAFRRRFRELHPQPLLGIFFDPDGPAIPSFAPFRRRDDPDRRAAVRRGDFFLTGLPDDEDDARPGWVINDCHDGYLVLEHIYTRDALAYNPLTLALDLLPPLPEEFYDDFQGYYTGLDYHIHAPDELDGAFRVMYACHDDLRARAAVFSSDTRAWQVLPYSEALRATPQSGEHEHWLTDGRIVDGFIYWVYSDEDAMLVLDTTTLHFSRVDFPDYLKGLTSMFRVGKTRDGVLCCVVAIEFNLYVWLREVRDDGVEEWVRGQLFQLDDIVEETGGTLEEHGQLKVLSVVDGVVYFSTHETFEDASLPCWFLSIDLEEYNMDLLFQRNYDSRIHPYIMPWPRSLVRNKACLQVEGA; encoded by the coding sequence aTGGCCTCCGAGCAGCCACCAAGTCCGCCGCCGTCGGAACCCGCCCCTACCACCATAACCGGCCTCGGCGGCGACCTCCTCCGCGAGATATTCCTCCTCCTCCCGTCCCTGCCGAGCCTCGTGCGCGCGGCCTTCGCGTGCCGCACCTTCCTGGACGCCGTCCGCTCGTTCCCCGCCTTCCGCCGCCGCTTCCGCGAGCTGCACCCGCAGCCGCTCCTGGGCATCTTCTTCGACCCGGACGGCCCGGCCATCCCTTCCTTCGCGCCCTTCCGCCGCCGGGACGACCCGGACCGACGGGCCGCCGTCCGGCGCGGCGACTTCTTCCTCACCGGCCTccccgacgacgaagacgacgcgcGTCCTGGCTGGGTGATAAACGACTGCCACGACGGGTACCTGGTGCTCGAGCACATCTACACGCGGGATGCCCTCGCGTACAACCCGCTCACGCTGGCGCTGGATCTCCTGCCGCCGCTGCCGGAGGAGTTCTACGACGACTTCCAGGGCTACTACACCGGCCTCGACTACCACATCCACGCCCCTGACGAGCTCGACGGGGCGTTCCGCGTGATGTACGCCTGCCACGACGACTTGCGGGCGCGCGCGGCGGTCTTCTCGTCGGACACCAGGGCGTGGCAGGTCCTCCCCTACTCCGAAGCTCTGAGGGCGACGCCTCAGTCCGGCGAGCATGAGCACTGGCTTACCGATGGCAGGATCGTGGACGGGTTCATCTACTGGGTGTACTCGGATGAAGACGCCATGCTCGTGCTCGACACCACCACACTGCACTTCTCCCGGGTAGATTTCCCGGACTACTTGAAGGGACTAACCAGCATGTTCAGGGTTGGCAAGACCAGGGATGGGGTGCTCTGCTGCGTCGTTGCGATTGAATTCAACCTTTATGTTTGGCTCCGGGAGGTTCGCGATGATGGCGTCGAGGAGTGGGTGAGAGGCCAGCTGTTTCAGTTAGATGACATTGTTGAGGAGACCGGGGGTACACTTGAGGAACATGGCCAGCTCAAGGTTCTGAGTGTTGTCGATGGAGTTGTCTACTTCTCTACCCATGAGACCttcgaagatgctagtcttccttGCTGGTTCCTATCCATAGACCTGGAGGAATACAACATGGACTTGCTCTTTCAGAGGAACTATGACAGTCGCATCCATCCCTACATTATGCCTTGGCCTCGTTCTTTGGTACGCAACAAGGCGTGTCTTCAAGTTGAAGGTGCTTGA